In bacterium, one DNA window encodes the following:
- a CDS encoding glycosyltransferase family 4 protein encodes MNILVISHTYITRVGREKWRELARLYDVNLRIIVPTVWKDYLFTIKQADHPDDELDVRGLPVLFSGKEAAHVYRSFSLGMRGFKPDILHVEEGTDAFSYFQALLYRRFFAPKAKTLFFTWMNFEKKLSFPFSFFERFNLRRSDAAICGNSDARDILREKGYEAPIHVMPLLGLDPELFQKRENPALKAELGLSGTVIGFIGRFVPEKGVMDLVEAAAKLKGDFSVLVIGGGAMEQDLRDRAESLGIADRVRLVISIPHSEIPKHINVMDMLVLPSYTVPHWKEQFGQVLVQAMASEVPVVGSTHAEIPRVIGDAGFTFEEKNWDAMQEIMQRLLDDTALREEYGKKGRERVLEHYTNTRMAEKTMAVYRELLGTS; translated from the coding sequence GTGAATATCCTCGTCATCAGTCATACCTATATCACCCGTGTCGGCCGGGAAAAGTGGCGCGAACTTGCACGGCTCTATGATGTCAATCTGCGCATCATCGTGCCGACCGTGTGGAAGGATTACCTTTTCACCATCAAACAGGCGGATCACCCTGACGATGAACTCGATGTGCGTGGACTCCCCGTGCTGTTCAGCGGCAAGGAGGCGGCGCATGTCTACCGTTCGTTCTCCCTCGGGATGAGAGGATTCAAGCCCGACATCCTGCACGTGGAAGAAGGCACGGATGCGTTTTCCTACTTCCAGGCGCTGCTGTATCGCAGGTTCTTCGCCCCGAAGGCGAAAACCCTGTTCTTCACATGGATGAATTTCGAGAAGAAACTGTCTTTCCCCTTCAGCTTTTTTGAGCGTTTCAATCTTCGGCGCAGCGATGCCGCCATCTGCGGGAACAGTGACGCGCGGGATATCCTGCGTGAGAAGGGATATGAGGCTCCGATCCATGTCATGCCGCTGCTCGGACTCGATCCCGAGCTTTTTCAGAAACGCGAGAATCCCGCACTGAAGGCGGAGCTTGGACTTTCAGGTACGGTCATCGGATTCATCGGCCGTTTCGTGCCGGAGAAAGGAGTGATGGATCTCGTGGAGGCCGCCGCCAAACTCAAGGGCGATTTCTCGGTGCTTGTCATCGGCGGGGGGGCGATGGAACAGGACCTGAGGGATCGTGCCGAGTCGCTGGGCATCGCGGACCGCGTGCGTCTCGTGATCTCCATCCCGCACAGCGAAATCCCGAAGCACATCAACGTGATGGACATGCTCGTGCTGCCTTCGTATACCGTCCCGCATTGGAAAGAGCAGTTCGGACAGGTGCTGGTGCAGGCCATGGCGTCGGAGGTGCCGGTGGTCGGTTCGACGCATGCGGAAATTCCGCGGGTCATCGGTGATGCCGGCTTCACGTTCGAGGAAAAAAACTGGGACGCGATGCAGGAAATCATGCAGCGACTGCTTGACGATACAGCGCTGCGGGAGGAATACGGGAAAAAGGGAAGGGAGCGCGTCCTCGAGCACTACACCAACACCCGCATGGCCGAGAAAACCATGGCCGTGTATCGCGAGCTTCTCGGGACAAGCTGA